Proteins encoded within one genomic window of Triticum aestivum cultivar Chinese Spring chromosome 2D, IWGSC CS RefSeq v2.1, whole genome shotgun sequence:
- the LOC123049710 gene encoding uncharacterized protein, whose product MLHSQVTALTREQCQCHALQRSSALRVAIMLAFAPPTKMSPCCPLLLFPAMTTAGLSREALVLLMLAAAVVALAWPCSALQLQDAALIDDVIMEAAEECYNGKHRRTGVTYPLSLPGSLSAVDGSVARFRSGSLRRHGVRLFGEFSVPPGLVVPARASAHLLAVRVNMGNLSAVYDEYAARGGGYRIASPVLGLMFYGLEPRNGTAPLEVRVTGAAIRVNFSMAVPALQPGVVPLCMAVWLNGSVTVTDVQAGSNTCHLRDQGHVALVLGGVGDGDAVVEDGEVSKWKLALFGAALGAGGTVLLGLVLVAMLSVQRRKSEMAEMERRAYEEEALRVAMVGHVRAPSACGSRTTPDELENEHRATL is encoded by the coding sequence ATGCTTCACTCACAAGTCACAGCTCTCACAAGAGAACAATGCCAATGCCATGCATTGCAAAGAAGCTCTGCTTTGCGCGTCGCCATCATGCTCGCTTTTGCTCCTCCAACAAAAATGTCCCCATGCTGTCCGCTCCTTCTATTTCCAGCAATGACGACCGCTGGCCTGAGTCGCGAGGCTTTGGTGCTGCTGATGCTCGCCGCGGCCGTTGTCGCGCTCGCGTGGCCATGCAGCGCGCTGCAGCTGCAGGACGCCGCCCTCATCGACGACGTCATCATGGAGGCCGCGGAGGAGTGCTACAACGGGAAGCACCGGCGGACGGGCGTCACGTACCCGCTCTCGCTCCCGGGAAGCCTGTCCGCCGTCGATGGCAGCGTGGCGCGGTTCCGCTCCGGCAGCCTCAGGCGGCACGGCGTCCGTCTGTTCGGCGAGTTCTCCGTGCCCCCGGGGCTCGTCGTGCCCGCTCGTGCCAGCGCGCACCTCCTCGCCGTCCGCGTCAACATGGGGAACCTCTCGGCCGTCTATGACGAGTACGCGGCGAGAGGCGGCGGCTACCGCATCGCGTCGCCGGTGCTCGGGCTCATGTTCTACGGCCTGGAGCCGCGCAACGGCACGGCGCCGCTCGAGGTCCGCGTGACGGGCGCGGCCATCCGCGTCAACTTCTCGATGGCGGTCCCAGCGCTCCAGCCAGGGGTCGTGCCGCTCTGCATGGCGGTGTGGCTAAACGGCAGCGTCACCGTGACGGACGTTCAGGCCGGGAGCAACACCTGCCACCTGAGGGACCAAGGGCACGTCGCGCTCGTCCTGGGCGGCGTAGGCGACGGCGATGCGGTGGTGGAGGACGGGGAAGTGAGCAAGTGGAAGCTGGCATTGTTCGgcgcggcgctcggcgcgggcggcACGGTGCTACTGGGGCTGGTCCTCGTGGCGATGTTGAGCGTCCAGCGGCGCAAATCGGAGATGGCGGAGATGGAGCGGCGGGCGTACGAGGAGGAAGCGCTGCGCGTGGCCATGGTCGGCCACGTCCGTGCGCCGTCGGCGTGTGGGTCGCGCACCACGCCGGACGAGCTGGAGAACGAGCATCGTGCCACCTTGTGA